One part of the Olleya sp. YS genome encodes these proteins:
- a CDS encoding DUF4369 domain-containing protein has protein sequence MKKIIALLILVSLFSCRTDADKLTVKGTVKGLKKGTIYLKKIEDTLLVTVDSISINGSPDFTLQSDIEEPEMFYLYLNKNTKEDERISFFADKGLTEINTTLKNFAYDAKIKGSKQHETLEEYLAMIGKFNNKNLELTKQMLEAARDNDSLKLKQTETALNNFTKRKYLFTANFAVNHKDSEVSPYLALSEIYDANIKYLDTINNVLSPKIKASKYGKALEKYISKIKEEEKQ, from the coding sequence ATGAAAAAAATTATTGCATTATTAATCTTAGTTTCTCTATTTTCTTGTAGAACTGATGCTGATAAACTAACAGTTAAAGGTACAGTTAAAGGATTAAAAAAAGGAACCATATATTTAAAGAAAATAGAAGATACTTTATTAGTTACTGTAGATTCTATTAGTATTAACGGTTCACCAGATTTTACTTTACAATCAGATATTGAAGAACCTGAGATGTTTTATTTGTACTTAAATAAAAATACTAAAGAAGATGAACGTATTTCATTTTTTGCTGATAAAGGATTAACAGAAATTAATACGACACTTAAAAACTTTGCTTATGATGCTAAAATCAAAGGATCAAAACAGCACGAAACTTTAGAAGAATATTTAGCAATGATTGGTAAGTTTAACAATAAAAATCTAGAGCTAACAAAACAAATGTTGGAAGCTGCCAGAGATAACGATAGCTTAAAATTAAAACAGACAGAAACTGCTTTAAATAACTTTACAAAACGCAAGTACTTGTTTACTGCCAATTTTGCAGTTAATCATAAAGATAGCGAGGTGTCTCCTTATTTAGCACTTTCAGAAATTTATGATGCTAATATCAAATACCTTGATACCATTAATAACGTATTAAGTCCAAAAATTAAAGCTTCAAAGTATGGTAAAGCTTTAGAAAAATATATTTCTAAAATTAAAGAAGAAGAAAAACAGTAG